From Streptomyces sp. TLI_105, the proteins below share one genomic window:
- a CDS encoding NUDIX domain-containing protein, protein MSPALSHIRALVAFHLSEGVMLAWVRPEKFPYMTRPPSSRVLWERHAAEHPAPAEGPTAAGGTTPARAPSGTVPNVVGVHLYLERDGQVLLGLRHPDSAYAGGSWHVLAGHCEAESATACLVREAYEEAGLVIDPADVELVHTVHMVDRPDDPPRIQLFFRARRWEGIPKLREPDKCVAWQWWSAKDLPEPTVPYTRAAIQGIRTGRTYTELGWGR, encoded by the coding sequence ATGTCCCCCGCCCTCTCCCACATCCGCGCCCTGGTCGCCTTCCACCTCAGCGAAGGCGTGATGCTCGCGTGGGTGCGGCCCGAGAAGTTCCCGTACATGACGAGGCCGCCGTCGAGCAGGGTGCTGTGGGAGCGGCACGCTGCCGAACACCCCGCGCCCGCCGAGGGACCAACGGCGGCCGGCGGGACCACGCCGGCGAGGGCACCGTCCGGGACCGTGCCGAACGTGGTCGGTGTGCACCTCTACCTGGAGCGGGACGGCCAGGTTCTGTTGGGTCTGCGGCATCCGGACTCGGCGTACGCCGGCGGGTCCTGGCACGTGCTGGCGGGCCACTGCGAGGCGGAGTCCGCTACCGCGTGCCTCGTGAGGGAGGCGTACGAGGAGGCGGGACTGGTGATCGACCCTGCCGACGTCGAGCTCGTCCACACGGTGCACATGGTGGACCGGCCCGACGACCCGCCGCGTATCCAACTCTTCTTCCGTGCGCGCCGCTGGGAGGGCATCCCGAAGCTCCGGGAACCGGACAAGTGCGTCGCCTGGCAGTGGTGGAGCGCGAAGGACCTGCCCGAGCCGACCGTCCCCTACACCCGTGCGGCGATCCAGGGCATCCGGACGGGGCGTACCTACACGGAGCTGGGGTGGGGGCGATGA
- a CDS encoding phosphotransferase — protein MTPSVFEARSSPVTLLLTGGFGIVPASIEPGPAGTATHNYIATEADGSQWFVKTYPVGTALGPVDAAARLGEYARLCRVPVAAARRTTDQGRLVAAHQGLVMTVTRYVPDAVTADGRLTGRRWEAVGEAVGCLHRGFARHEYGPPRLGPRDKAIDLARTLARLEHLVSRYEATPPASAFERWAVETAREKLARAPEVEGLLGRVPRTMVSQLVHGDLSGPNVLLRGDAVAAVIDFHSPIRRGAVWELGRLALDPRTVLTQPDWPEGLGRLAAVYHSLHPAVGVEELASVVRVTAVALAMSVYPLNSVLDGLGPVTASLERYARDRHQAAAVLRDRLDEAEEVLRDHLA, from the coding sequence ATGACACCGTCCGTCTTCGAGGCGCGGAGCTCGCCGGTGACGCTTCTGCTCACCGGCGGCTTCGGCATCGTCCCCGCCTCGATCGAGCCGGGCCCGGCAGGAACCGCGACGCACAACTACATCGCCACCGAGGCCGACGGCTCTCAGTGGTTCGTCAAGACTTACCCGGTCGGCACCGCGCTGGGACCGGTCGACGCCGCCGCCCGGCTCGGCGAGTACGCGCGCCTGTGCCGGGTGCCGGTCGCCGCCGCCCGCCGCACGACGGACCAGGGCCGGCTCGTCGCCGCGCACCAGGGTCTGGTCATGACGGTGACCCGGTACGTCCCGGACGCGGTGACAGCGGACGGGCGGCTGACCGGGCGCCGTTGGGAGGCCGTCGGAGAGGCCGTCGGCTGTCTGCACCGGGGCTTCGCCCGGCACGAGTACGGGCCGCCCCGTCTCGGCCCGAGGGACAAGGCGATCGACCTCGCCCGGACCCTCGCCAGGCTGGAGCATCTCGTCTCCCGCTATGAGGCCACGCCGCCGGCCAGCGCGTTCGAGCGGTGGGCAGTCGAGACGGCCCGCGAGAAGCTGGCGCGGGCACCGGAGGTCGAAGGGCTTCTGGGCAGGGTCCCTCGCACCATGGTGTCGCAACTGGTCCATGGCGATCTGTCCGGTCCGAACGTCCTGCTGCGCGGGGACGCCGTGGCGGCGGTGATCGACTTCCACTCACCGATCCGCCGGGGTGCCGTCTGGGAGCTGGGCCGCCTCGCACTCGACCCGCGCACCGTCCTGACCCAGCCGGACTGGCCCGAAGGACTGGGCCGGCTGGCCGCCGTCTACCACTCCCTCCACCCGGCCGTAGGGGTGGAGGAACTGGCGAGCGTAGTACGGGTGACCGCCGTCGCCCTGGCGATGTCGGTGTACCCGCTCAACTCGGTCCTCGACGGCCTGGGTCCGGTCACTGCCTCGCTGGAGCGGTACGCCCGCGACCGCCACCAGGCCGCCGCCGTGCTGCGCGACCGGCTCGACGAGGCCGAGGAGGTCCTGCGTGACCACCTCGCCTGA
- a CDS encoding ABC transporter ATP-binding protein has translation MTGNGDPLAAAAESTSESEQLLFGGELTYDYGWGAHDGAWLKLGLRAMAGSLPRQVSVAVRLAREADSRAFTTVAVSEIARGITQAVSLIAVNTLLVELLAAGDMTGRLRAALPSLALVAVLAVIGSACRSASSAATGILEPKAQRVATERYLGLVARVELEAIEDDAFHKLMDSAQWGADSARRMVGYCTAVVTSAISLIAAAGVLTVLHPVLLPLLVLMALPSAWGSLSMARHRYISWHRFVQHVRAAKLISQLLINPQAAAEIRVHDAAPFLLTHFRQMAETSEREQTRLARTGARTNLVADSTRGIATVATYGALGLLLWHGQMGLAVAGTAVLAIRSGAASITDLVLRVTDVQEEALFVADLEKLCEEAARRSIPVGGVDVPEGVHEIRFEKVTFTYPGADKPSLHEVDLVIPRGRTVALVGRNGSGKSTLVRLLSGSRLPDSGHVLWGGVSTAEADRAQVFDRVAMVAQDFFRWPFTARVNIGIGRSSAAMDDQSVEAAAVYAGADEVVKGLPRGLDSLLVRGYKGGQEISGGQWQKIGLARARHRDGAVLIVDEPTSALDPAAEQRVFDQIHQLAGSGQTTVLITHRLHSVRTADLIYVLDEGRVVEHGAFAELMDPATGAGVFREMYELQARQFLNPSLPAQAVPAEAAPGKPADAVGEGQVLS, from the coding sequence ATGACGGGCAACGGTGACCCGCTGGCAGCCGCCGCGGAGAGCACGTCGGAATCCGAGCAGCTGCTGTTCGGTGGTGAGCTCACCTACGACTACGGGTGGGGAGCCCACGACGGTGCTTGGCTGAAGCTGGGGCTGCGCGCGATGGCCGGCTCGCTGCCGAGGCAGGTATCGGTGGCTGTCCGGCTGGCCCGCGAGGCCGACTCGCGGGCGTTCACCACGGTCGCCGTGAGCGAGATCGCCCGCGGCATCACTCAGGCCGTCTCCCTGATCGCGGTCAACACCCTGCTCGTCGAACTGCTCGCCGCGGGCGACATGACCGGTCGGCTGCGTGCGGCGCTGCCGTCGCTCGCGCTGGTGGCCGTCCTCGCGGTGATCGGCTCGGCGTGCCGGTCGGCCTCGTCCGCCGCGACGGGAATCCTGGAGCCGAAGGCCCAGCGGGTGGCGACCGAGCGGTATCTGGGCCTGGTGGCGCGGGTGGAACTGGAGGCGATCGAGGACGACGCCTTCCACAAGCTGATGGACTCCGCCCAGTGGGGTGCGGACTCGGCGAGGCGGATGGTCGGCTACTGCACCGCCGTGGTCACCTCCGCCATCTCGCTGATCGCCGCCGCCGGTGTGCTCACCGTTCTGCACCCCGTCCTCCTGCCGCTCCTGGTTCTCATGGCACTGCCGAGCGCGTGGGGCTCGCTGTCCATGGCCCGGCACCGGTACATCAGCTGGCACCGCTTCGTGCAGCACGTGCGGGCCGCCAAGCTGATCAGCCAGCTCCTGATCAACCCGCAGGCCGCGGCCGAGATCCGCGTCCACGACGCGGCCCCGTTCCTGCTCACGCACTTCCGTCAGATGGCAGAGACCAGCGAGCGGGAGCAGACCCGGCTCGCGCGGACCGGCGCCCGTACCAACCTGGTCGCGGACTCGACGCGCGGCATCGCGACCGTCGCCACCTACGGCGCTCTCGGGCTGCTGCTGTGGCACGGGCAGATGGGCCTGGCCGTCGCGGGCACGGCGGTGCTGGCGATCCGCTCCGGCGCGGCGAGCATCACGGACCTCGTCCTGCGCGTCACCGACGTCCAGGAGGAAGCCCTGTTCGTCGCCGATCTGGAGAAGCTGTGCGAGGAGGCCGCCCGGCGTTCCATCCCCGTCGGCGGGGTCGACGTGCCCGAGGGCGTGCACGAGATCCGGTTCGAGAAAGTGACCTTCACCTATCCCGGGGCCGACAAGCCGTCCCTGCACGAGGTCGACCTCGTCATCCCCCGGGGCAGGACCGTCGCCCTGGTCGGGAGGAACGGCTCGGGCAAGTCGACCCTCGTCCGTCTGTTGAGCGGATCCCGGCTTCCCGACTCCGGCCACGTCCTGTGGGGCGGCGTGAGCACGGCCGAAGCGGACCGCGCACAGGTCTTCGACCGGGTCGCGATGGTCGCCCAGGACTTCTTCCGCTGGCCCTTCACGGCGCGGGTGAACATCGGAATCGGCCGCAGCAGCGCCGCGATGGACGACCAGAGCGTCGAGGCCGCAGCGGTCTACGCGGGTGCCGATGAGGTCGTCAAGGGTCTCCCCCGCGGCCTGGACAGCTTGCTCGTACGCGGTTACAAGGGCGGCCAGGAGATCTCCGGCGGACAGTGGCAGAAGATCGGCCTTGCCCGTGCCCGGCACCGCGACGGTGCGGTCCTGATCGTGGACGAGCCGACCAGCGCGCTCGATCCCGCTGCCGAGCAGCGGGTCTTCGACCAGATCCATCAGCTGGCCGGCTCGGGCCAGACCACAGTCCTGATCACCCACCGCCTCCACAGTGTCCGGACCGCGGACCTCATCTACGTGCTCGACGAGGGCAGGGTCGTCGAGCACGGCGCCTTCGCGGAACTCATGGACCCGGCCACCGGGGCCGGCGTGTTCCGGGAGATGTACGAACTGCAGGCGCGCCAGTTCCTCAACCCTTCGCTGCCGGCGCAGGCCGTCCCGGCGGAAGCGGCGCCGGGCAAACCGGCCGACGCCGTTGGCGAGGGGCAGGTGCTGTCATGA
- a CDS encoding transposase: MTSPPSRGHHYGTVLIDYETGRPLDLLTGRGAATLAGWLREHPGPELIRRGRAGSYADGARTGAPGAVQVADRFHLWQNLATAVEVGIRLHGKCLQAAVTSPDAPRGESDPADGTRAMSPVEARIRERHATIHALPAQGHDIRGLGYCGSRQITSDYLRPRRRRRIRVIPSTPPGVRGSPPG, translated from the coding sequence ATGACTTCGCCCCCCAGCCGCGGGCATCACTACGGGACCGTCCTCATCGACTACGAGACGGGCCGGCCTCTCGACCTGCTGACCGGCCGGGGCGCCGCCACCCTGGCGGGCTGGCTGCGCGAGCATCCCGGCCCCGAGCTCATCCGCCGGGGCCGGGCCGGTTCCTACGCCGATGGTGCCCGCACCGGTGCCCCAGGGGCGGTCCAAGTGGCCGACCGGTTCCACCTCTGGCAGAACCTCGCCACCGCCGTCGAGGTCGGCATCCGACTCCACGGCAAATGCCTCCAGGCGGCTGTCACCAGCCCCGATGCCCCAAGGGGCGAGAGCGACCCCGCGGATGGCACGAGGGCGATGTCGCCCGTCGAAGCCCGCATCAGAGAGCGGCACGCGACCATCCACGCCCTGCCGGCCCAGGGACACGACATCCGCGGACTCGGCTACTGCGGGAGCCGCCAGATCACCAGCGACTACCTGCGACCGAGGCGTCGGCGCCGCATCCGGGTCATCCCATCCACACCACCGGGAGTCCGTGGCTCACCGCCTGGATGA
- a CDS encoding phosphotransferase: MHGAVGPATGGRHVSGVRHTVPVDVHLIAVRDGEQGPEVLLSRRAGDVYASGLWHAPSGHVERETVVDAVVRETLEETGLVVDPGDVRAAVIVHHRPPGGGRERVGFFFEVRRWQGVPRVVEPDKCDAMEWFPLTALPEPMVAYCRAGLDAYRAGAPVALHFHAPDDPIAHDPYVDRLRLLHGPGAADPGPEPGVREFAERAVGRITAWTDVSWARENSRVWRVRGAAGGSWFVKVHQNEKFHRRETTALRGWVPGLGGAGPRLVAADPGLRSVVVTAVEGRSLHGMVLTGAEEGAVFEAIGALAARIHASPLPATASGTAPVGPYDRMERHLDAARPLLEPGDEECVRSAVAAAQEFGPLTPVVTHGDLQLRNLLLGADGAVRFIDVERSELQPRVRDFVRILDHFDGREDLVTAFLAGYGRPLTGAEEAHLVASVALDSVSGVAFGTRAGDPELVERGRRALARLRTGSAWPFFRQQGAP, encoded by the coding sequence GTGCACGGTGCCGTGGGCCCGGCGACCGGGGGACGGCACGTGAGCGGCGTGCGGCACACCGTGCCGGTGGACGTGCACCTGATCGCCGTCCGCGACGGGGAGCAGGGTCCGGAGGTGCTGTTGTCCCGGCGGGCCGGGGACGTGTACGCATCCGGTCTGTGGCACGCGCCGTCGGGTCACGTGGAGCGGGAGACCGTCGTGGACGCCGTCGTACGCGAGACGCTGGAGGAGACCGGCCTCGTCGTGGATCCGGGGGATGTCCGTGCGGCCGTGATCGTGCACCATCGGCCGCCGGGCGGAGGGCGGGAGCGGGTCGGGTTCTTCTTCGAGGTCCGCCGCTGGCAGGGCGTCCCGCGGGTCGTCGAGCCGGACAAGTGTGACGCGATGGAGTGGTTCCCGCTCACGGCGCTTCCGGAGCCGATGGTCGCCTACTGCCGGGCCGGGCTCGACGCCTACCGGGCCGGCGCACCGGTCGCTCTGCACTTCCATGCCCCCGACGACCCGATCGCCCACGACCCGTACGTCGACCGTCTCCGCCTCCTCCACGGGCCGGGGGCTGCGGATCCTGGACCGGAGCCGGGCGTGCGGGAGTTCGCCGAGCGCGCCGTCGGCCGCATCACCGCGTGGACGGATGTGTCCTGGGCCCGGGAGAACAGCCGCGTGTGGCGCGTGCGCGGGGCGGCGGGCGGCTCGTGGTTCGTGAAGGTCCACCAGAACGAGAAGTTCCACCGCCGCGAGACGACCGCGTTGCGTGGCTGGGTTCCCGGCCTGGGCGGCGCCGGGCCCCGCCTCGTGGCCGCAGACCCGGGCCTCCGGTCGGTCGTGGTGACCGCTGTCGAGGGCCGGTCCCTGCACGGCATGGTGCTGACCGGAGCCGAGGAGGGCGCGGTGTTCGAGGCGATCGGCGCGCTCGCGGCCCGCATCCACGCGAGCCCCCTCCCCGCGACGGCGTCCGGTACCGCGCCCGTGGGACCGTACGACCGAATGGAGCGGCATCTGGACGCGGCGCGGCCGCTGCTCGAACCAGGGGACGAGGAGTGCGTCCGCTCGGCCGTCGCCGCTGCGCAGGAGTTCGGGCCGCTCACGCCGGTGGTGACGCACGGCGACCTGCAGCTGCGCAATCTCCTGCTCGGCGCCGACGGCGCGGTGCGCTTCATCGACGTCGAGCGCAGTGAACTCCAGCCCCGGGTAAGGGACTTCGTCCGCATCCTCGACCACTTCGACGGCCGGGAGGACCTGGTCACGGCGTTCCTCGCCGGCTACGGCCGCCCACTGACCGGTGCGGAGGAGGCACATCTGGTCGCGAGCGTCGCCCTGGACTCGGTCTCCGGCGTCGCTTTCGGGACGCGGGCCGGGGACCCGGAGCTCGTCGAGCGCGGCCGCCGCGCCCTCGCCCGTCTGCGTACCGGCAGCGCATGGCCCTTCTTCCGTCAGCAAGGAGCCCCGTGA
- a CDS encoding matrixin family metalloprotease — MNTRQLPLLVSAAACLALVAPPVPAYAADPARCVGGETESRGKSAVDDGEIRWTDNTGYDDARKYAISKWQYSGSKIKIVADSAITSNDLEFKDGNLGTGPKDPLGRYERHGSIGATDYIVFNKQKLRGASKELLRYVALHELGHALGLCHKADTVISLMWKVAPSAGYEITWIPDIDKANYRKLWG, encoded by the coding sequence GTGAACACGCGACAGTTACCCCTGCTCGTCTCTGCGGCAGCGTGCCTGGCGCTCGTGGCTCCGCCGGTGCCGGCGTACGCCGCGGACCCCGCTCGATGCGTGGGCGGCGAGACCGAGTCCCGTGGGAAGTCCGCGGTCGACGACGGGGAGATCCGCTGGACCGACAACACCGGCTATGACGACGCCCGCAAATACGCGATTTCGAAGTGGCAGTACAGCGGATCGAAGATCAAGATCGTCGCGGACTCCGCGATCACCTCGAACGACCTCGAATTCAAGGACGGCAACCTGGGCACCGGCCCGAAGGACCCCTTGGGCCGGTACGAGCGGCATGGGTCGATCGGTGCGACCGACTACATCGTGTTCAACAAGCAGAAGCTCCGAGGCGCGTCCAAGGAGCTGCTGCGGTACGTCGCGCTGCATGAGCTGGGGCACGCGCTGGGCCTGTGCCACAAGGCGGACACGGTGATCTCGCTGATGTGGAAGGTGGCGCCTTCCGCAGGTTACGAGATCACCTGGATTCCGGACATCGACAAGGCGAACTACAGGAAGTTGTGGGGCTGA
- a CDS encoding bifunctional 2-polyprenyl-6-hydroxyphenol methylase/3-demethylubiquinol 3-O-methyltransferase UbiG has translation MTGFDAVGAAYAAHSDSARGRLRHDLVERRLLTELPVRPAAVLDVGCGNGEMALRLAAAGHQVTGADPSARMLAAAADRLAARPELADRVRLVDAGLESLPFDGERFDAVCCHGVLMYLDEPSEAVARLAGLVAPGGLLSILAKNRRSIGVREALGGDYATARRLIESGADRSVGNLGRETRGDTAEALDRLAADHGLTPLPWQEVRIFHDHLDGTWAPEPIAYAAALELEWAASWRGPYRDMSHLVHTLARRPERSRS, from the coding sequence ATGACCGGATTCGACGCGGTGGGCGCCGCATATGCCGCCCACTCCGACAGCGCGCGGGGCCGGCTCCGCCACGACCTGGTCGAGCGTCGGCTTCTCACCGAACTCCCGGTCCGTCCCGCCGCGGTTCTCGATGTCGGCTGCGGGAACGGCGAGATGGCCCTGCGCCTCGCCGCCGCCGGTCACCAGGTGACCGGCGCCGACCCGTCCGCCCGGATGCTGGCCGCCGCAGCCGACCGCCTCGCGGCCCGCCCCGAACTCGCCGACCGCGTCCGGCTGGTCGACGCCGGCCTCGAGTCCCTCCCCTTCGACGGGGAGCGGTTCGACGCGGTCTGCTGCCACGGCGTGCTGATGTACCTGGACGAGCCCAGTGAGGCGGTCGCCCGCCTGGCCGGACTCGTCGCGCCGGGCGGACTGCTGAGCATCCTCGCCAAGAACCGCCGGTCCATCGGCGTGCGCGAGGCACTGGGCGGCGACTACGCGACCGCGCGTCGGCTCATCGAGTCCGGAGCGGACAGAAGTGTCGGCAATCTCGGTCGGGAAACCCGCGGCGACACCGCGGAAGCCCTCGACCGGCTCGCGGCCGACCACGGGCTGACGCCACTGCCCTGGCAGGAGGTCCGGATCTTCCACGACCACCTCGACGGCACCTGGGCGCCGGAACCGATCGCGTACGCAGCGGCGCTGGAGCTGGAGTGGGCCGCGTCCTGGCGGGGCCCGTACCGGGACATGAGCCACCTCGTGCACACCCTGGCCCGCCGACCGGAGCGGAGTCGATCATGA
- a CDS encoding ankyrin repeat domain-containing protein → MTAVDDGWAGMGWDWTDHNEIRRRLDEGADPESCNGGRPLHRAALFGSPAVVAELADRVADVDALENGVTALWEAVLGRKPENARALAAAGADPWRPSIGGWSPGRLSLAGGTPDLFPVPAGVCLTAAERAAAQEADRLVTALGEFHYEGTGLACVAGIDAVEAVRRLEAVPVEDEVLDQLLEAPYEYDMDESLRFIGVTSVPGGCVVTQPWGYAPQMPGVLARLSVDTVCYGLYANPKSGNQGSTARHGSLEGWDLHPGGGPYEDDTSEEVLNSYLYQHRAVAYACAFVGLRPTDARAVVGPPDVWIELPDRDYWSG, encoded by the coding sequence GTGACAGCGGTGGATGACGGCTGGGCCGGTATGGGCTGGGACTGGACGGATCACAACGAAATTCGCCGACGCCTCGACGAAGGCGCCGATCCGGAAAGCTGCAACGGGGGCCGCCCCTTGCATCGCGCGGCGTTGTTCGGCTCTCCGGCGGTCGTCGCGGAGCTGGCCGACCGCGTGGCGGACGTGGACGCGCTGGAGAACGGGGTGACGGCCCTGTGGGAGGCCGTGCTCGGCAGGAAGCCTGAGAACGCGCGGGCCCTCGCCGCTGCCGGGGCCGATCCCTGGCGGCCGTCGATCGGAGGTTGGTCACCGGGACGGCTGAGTCTCGCGGGAGGGACGCCGGATCTCTTCCCGGTACCGGCGGGGGTGTGCCTGACCGCCGCGGAGCGTGCGGCAGCGCAGGAAGCCGATCGTCTCGTCACGGCACTGGGCGAGTTCCACTACGAGGGCACGGGGCTGGCCTGCGTGGCCGGGATCGACGCGGTCGAAGCGGTTCGCCGTCTGGAGGCGGTACCGGTGGAGGACGAGGTCCTCGACCAGTTGCTCGAAGCCCCGTACGAGTACGACATGGACGAGAGCCTGCGGTTCATCGGTGTCACCTCCGTGCCGGGCGGCTGCGTCGTGACACAGCCCTGGGGGTACGCGCCGCAGATGCCAGGGGTGTTGGCCCGGCTGTCCGTCGACACCGTCTGCTACGGCCTGTACGCCAATCCGAAGAGCGGCAACCAGGGCAGCACCGCCCGTCACGGAAGCCTTGAGGGCTGGGACCTGCACCCGGGCGGCGGGCCGTACGAGGACGACACCTCCGAAGAAGTCCTGAACTCCTACCTCTACCAGCACAGGGCCGTGGCTTACGCCTGCGCCTTCGTGGGACTGCGCCCGACCGACGCGCGCGCCGTGGTGGGGCCTCCTGATGTGTGGATCGAGCTGCCCGACCGTGACTACTGGAGTGGCTAA
- a CDS encoding SMI1/KNR4 family protein yields the protein MSSKDGQIVQVEHRFGVRFPQDYRDFLVTTGSLSRFVPPADDFLVIEALDQLIGINEAGEFQKRFPGAIVIGGDGSRELLAYDFRQDTPPLVTLDVSAENWSSAIHQAASLSALLEQFPRTGWKWDDTDPSPS from the coding sequence ATGAGTTCGAAGGACGGCCAGATCGTGCAGGTGGAGCACCGCTTCGGAGTCCGGTTTCCCCAGGACTACCGGGACTTCCTGGTCACTACAGGGAGTCTGAGTCGGTTCGTTCCTCCCGCTGACGACTTCCTGGTGATCGAGGCTCTGGACCAACTCATCGGCATCAACGAGGCCGGTGAATTCCAGAAACGCTTCCCCGGTGCCATCGTCATCGGAGGGGACGGAAGCCGCGAGCTGCTTGCCTACGACTTTCGCCAGGACACCCCACCCCTGGTGACACTCGATGTCTCCGCGGAGAACTGGTCCTCGGCCATCCACCAGGCAGCGTCCCTCTCTGCCCTCCTGGAGCAGTTCCCCCGAACCGGATGGAAGTGGGACGACACCGATCCCTCGCCCTCCTGA
- a CDS encoding PIG-L deacetylase family protein, whose translation MPSLMGVFAHPDDEALLAGGVLAQHAAAGARTAVVTATWAPDSHRAPELAEALAVLGAGTPRLLGYGDARNPEAAPGQARLVDAPLDEAIGRLVAHLRGFRPDIVVTHDAVGQLTGHPDHVRTHQITLLAVEAAGHARLHPEAGPPWWPAALYAATHSESGVGLLGPLMERVGKSVLTVPDAYVTTSVDVSPWADVKWRAILAHRGEVARERPLPGVLARLPEADRHRIIRSEQFTRLGLGPAPAVADRVTA comes from the coding sequence ATGCCGAGCCTCATGGGGGTCTTCGCCCATCCTGACGACGAGGCTCTTCTCGCCGGCGGGGTCCTCGCCCAGCACGCCGCCGCGGGCGCCCGTACCGCTGTGGTCACCGCCACCTGGGCGCCGGACAGCCACCGGGCGCCCGAGCTCGCCGAGGCACTGGCCGTCCTCGGAGCCGGTACCCCACGTCTGCTCGGCTACGGCGACGCCCGCAACCCCGAAGCGGCTCCGGGGCAGGCCCGTCTCGTCGACGCGCCTCTCGACGAGGCCATCGGCCGTCTCGTCGCCCATCTCCGCGGCTTCAGGCCCGACATCGTCGTGACGCACGATGCGGTCGGGCAGCTGACGGGCCACCCCGACCATGTGCGGACGCACCAGATCACCCTGCTCGCGGTCGAAGCGGCCGGCCATGCCCGCCTGCACCCTGAGGCGGGGCCGCCATGGTGGCCGGCCGCTCTGTACGCGGCCACTCACTCCGAGTCCGGTGTGGGCCTGCTCGGCCCGCTGATGGAGAGGGTGGGGAAGAGCGTGCTGACGGTTCCGGACGCGTACGTGACCACGAGCGTCGACGTCTCGCCGTGGGCCGACGTGAAGTGGCGCGCGATCCTCGCACACCGCGGCGAGGTCGCGCGCGAGCGGCCCCTGCCCGGTGTCCTCGCCCGCCTCCCCGAAGCCGACCGACACCGGATCATCCGGTCCGAGCAGTTCACCCGGCTCGGTCTCGGCCCCGCGCCGGCCGTAGCGGACCGGGTCACCGCCTGA
- a CDS encoding protein-L-isoaspartate O-methyltransferase, producing MSLDLQTATSSLRAAMVDRLTSADVLTDPLLRDALLHVRREVLLPHAYVRVSGPGADPIEWRLLDGSHPDDCQEWLDLIHGDESILLQRDGEQLDALPRGPVTGGHMTSMSTYSPVTVEVLQALRLEPGQRYLELGPGPGVSLALAAAVTGPRLAVGVERDGHMAAFARRNLDRIGLGAAVVEGDALDGHPAGGTFDRIHSGIGVPGVPQAWVEQLAPGGRLLTTLATRTPSWPGRLGVTRTRTGLVEATLRGGPRGYRPMLGHRWLNAIDHRARIEADPGTPRATRLAPPPDEAYGFWLAAAYHVGAVVRDFQAETMTLVAPEEDSWAVAGPGDGTVRVHGPRDIWAELEELHTRWERAGRPEAYRVELGDGTGPQHVTSGTGSKALAWTLPPLPAVPRQVPRPGTPADAVRDVGLPVLEDEARQLPEQHSEDGGGGVEDPACTVPWARRPGDGT from the coding sequence ATGTCCCTTGATCTCCAGACCGCGACGAGCAGCCTGCGCGCCGCCATGGTCGACCGTCTCACCTCCGCAGACGTCCTGACCGATCCCCTGTTGCGCGACGCCCTGCTCCACGTGCGCCGCGAGGTGCTTCTGCCCCACGCGTACGTGCGGGTCAGCGGTCCGGGCGCCGATCCGATCGAGTGGCGTCTCCTCGACGGTTCGCATCCGGACGACTGTCAGGAGTGGCTCGACCTGATCCACGGCGACGAGTCGATCCTCCTGCAACGCGACGGCGAGCAGTTGGACGCGCTGCCGCGCGGGCCGGTGACCGGCGGGCACATGACCTCGATGTCCACGTACTCCCCAGTCACCGTCGAAGTCCTTCAGGCCCTCCGGCTGGAACCCGGGCAGCGCTACCTTGAACTCGGCCCGGGCCCGGGGGTCTCTCTCGCTCTCGCCGCCGCCGTCACCGGCCCCCGCCTCGCCGTCGGAGTCGAGCGTGACGGCCACATGGCCGCCTTCGCCCGGCGCAATCTCGACCGGATCGGTCTGGGGGCCGCCGTCGTCGAGGGCGATGCCCTCGACGGGCACCCGGCAGGGGGGACGTTCGACCGGATCCACTCCGGCATCGGGGTCCCCGGCGTCCCGCAGGCGTGGGTGGAGCAGCTCGCGCCGGGTGGGCGGCTGCTGACGACGCTGGCGACCCGCACACCGAGCTGGCCCGGCCGGCTCGGTGTCACCCGCACCAGGACGGGCCTGGTCGAGGCGACCTTGCGGGGCGGGCCGCGCGGGTACCGGCCCATGCTCGGCCACCGGTGGCTCAACGCGATCGACCACCGTGCCCGCATCGAGGCGGATCCCGGCACACCGCGGGCTACCCGGCTCGCGCCGCCGCCGGACGAGGCGTACGGCTTCTGGTTGGCCGCCGCCTACCACGTGGGCGCGGTGGTAAGGGACTTCCAGGCGGAGACCATGACCCTCGTCGCCCCCGAGGAAGACTCATGGGCCGTGGCCGGCCCCGGCGACGGCACCGTCCGCGTCCACGGGCCGCGTGACATCTGGGCCGAGCTCGAAGAGCTCCACACCCGCTGGGAACGGGCCGGCCGGCCGGAGGCATACCGGGTGGAGCTCGGCGACGGCACCGGTCCCCAGCACGTCACCTCCGGCACGGGGTCGAAAGCCCTCGCCTGGACGCTGCCGCCACTGCCCGCCGTCCCCCGTCAGGTGCCCCGTCCGGGGACCCCCGCCGATGCGGTACGGGACGTCGGCCTGCCGGTCCTGGAGGACGAAGCCCGACAGCTGCCGGAGCAGCACAGCGAGGACGGCGGCGGGGGCGTCGAGGACCCTGCGTGCACGGTGCCGTGGGCCCGGCGACCGGGGGACGGCACGTGA